A stretch of Astyanax mexicanus isolate ESR-SI-001 chromosome 21, AstMex3_surface, whole genome shotgun sequence DNA encodes these proteins:
- the arl6 gene encoding ADP-ribosylation factor-like protein 6 isoform X2, whose product MGLFDKLAGWLGLKKKEVNVLCLGLDNSGKTTIINQLKPTNAQAQDIVPTIGFSIEKFKTSSLSFTVFDMSGQGRYRNLWEHYYKEGQAIIFVIDSSDKLRMVVAKEELDTLLNHPDIKHRRIPILFFANKMDLREALSSVKVSQLLCLENIKDKPWHICASNAVQGEGLQEGVDWLQDQIRTMRT is encoded by the exons ATGGGGCTCTTCGATAAGCTGGCCGGATGGCTGGGCTTGAAAAAGAAAGAAGTGAATGTGCTGTGCCTGGGGCTGGACAACAGCGGGAAGACCACCATCATCAACCAGCTGAAGCCCACCAAT GCTCAGGCGCAAGACATTGTACCCACCATCGGCTTTAGCATCGAGAAGTTCAAGACATCCAG TTTGTCTTTCACAGTCTTTGACATGTCGGGCCAGGGCAGGTACAGAAACCTGTGGGAGCACTACTACAA GGAGGGTCAGGCCATCATCTTTGTGATTGACAGCAGTGATAAGCTGAGAATGGTGGTGGCCAAAGAAGAGTTAGACACCCTCCTGAACCATCCCG ATATTAAGCACAGGAGGATCCCCATCCTGTTTTTTGCCAATAAGATGGATCTAAGGGAAGCACTGTCATCAGTGAAGGTCTCTCAGCTCCTCTGTCTGGAGAACATCAAGGACAAGCCCTGGCACATCTG tgcCAGTAATGCTGTTCAGGGTGAGGGTCTGCAGGAAGGAGTCGACTGGCTGCAAG ATCAGATCAGAACGATGAGAACGTGA
- the arl6 gene encoding ADP-ribosylation factor-like protein 6 isoform X1: MGLFDKLAGWLGLKKKEVNVLCLGLDNSGKTTIINQLKPTNAQAQDIVPTIGFSIEKFKTSSLSFTVFDMSGQGRYRNLWEHYYKEGQAIIFVIDSSDKLRMVVAKEELDTLLNHPDIKHRRIPILFFANKMDLREALSSVKVSQLLCLENIKDKPWHICASNAVQGEGLQEGVDWLQEQIALSDQNDENVKTS, from the exons ATGGGGCTCTTCGATAAGCTGGCCGGATGGCTGGGCTTGAAAAAGAAAGAAGTGAATGTGCTGTGCCTGGGGCTGGACAACAGCGGGAAGACCACCATCATCAACCAGCTGAAGCCCACCAAT GCTCAGGCGCAAGACATTGTACCCACCATCGGCTTTAGCATCGAGAAGTTCAAGACATCCAG TTTGTCTTTCACAGTCTTTGACATGTCGGGCCAGGGCAGGTACAGAAACCTGTGGGAGCACTACTACAA GGAGGGTCAGGCCATCATCTTTGTGATTGACAGCAGTGATAAGCTGAGAATGGTGGTGGCCAAAGAAGAGTTAGACACCCTCCTGAACCATCCCG ATATTAAGCACAGGAGGATCCCCATCCTGTTTTTTGCCAATAAGATGGATCTAAGGGAAGCACTGTCATCAGTGAAGGTCTCTCAGCTCCTCTGTCTGGAGAACATCAAGGACAAGCCCTGGCACATCTG tgcCAGTAATGCTGTTCAGGGTGAGGGTCTGCAGGAAGGAGTCGACTGGCTGCAAG AACAAATTGCACT ATCAGATCAGAACGATGAGAACGTGAAAACATcgtaa